The following proteins are co-located in the Sulfitobacter guttiformis genome:
- the plsX gene encoding phosphate acyltransferase PlsX: protein MTAPTDHKRAAARTLISVDAMGGDQGPAAVVAGCLISAKANPDISFILHGSEAELKALVSKHPILDNRTTIRNAVGVVTMEDKPSQVVRTGKDTSMWSAIESVRTGEAAVAVSCGNTGALMALSMIRLRKLPGVNRPAIAVLYPSSNKQGFNVMLDVGADIKADADDLLRFALMGMSYARNGLDVARPRIGLLNVGTEEHKGRIELKEAHDLIRDHAREAAFDFVGFVEGGDISGNKADVIVTDGFTGNIAIKTGEGTASLIGTRLREAFKYSLLSRLASVLAYTSLMRLRLKIDPRRVNGGVFLGLNGTVVKSHGSADATGISAAIKLAAQLSQNGFNDKLAARVAAALPSEEQAPE from the coding sequence ATGACGGCCCCGACCGATCATAAACGTGCTGCCGCCCGCACCCTGATATCGGTTGATGCGATGGGTGGCGATCAAGGACCGGCAGCAGTTGTTGCCGGTTGCCTTATTTCGGCCAAAGCCAACCCTGATATCTCCTTTATCCTCCACGGCTCCGAGGCGGAGTTGAAGGCGCTGGTGAGCAAGCACCCCATTCTGGACAACCGCACCACGATCCGCAACGCGGTGGGTGTAGTGACCATGGAAGACAAGCCAAGTCAGGTCGTACGCACGGGCAAGGACACTTCAATGTGGTCCGCCATCGAATCTGTGCGCACCGGAGAGGCGGCAGTAGCAGTGTCATGCGGTAATACCGGCGCACTGATGGCGCTGTCGATGATCCGACTTCGCAAGCTTCCTGGCGTGAACCGCCCCGCGATTGCGGTCCTCTATCCTTCCTCGAACAAGCAGGGCTTTAATGTCATGCTCGACGTAGGCGCGGATATCAAGGCAGATGCCGACGATCTGCTGCGGTTTGCGCTGATGGGTATGTCATATGCACGCAACGGTCTGGACGTGGCTCGCCCGCGTATCGGGCTTTTGAACGTAGGCACAGAGGAGCATAAAGGTCGCATCGAGCTGAAAGAAGCCCACGACCTGATTCGCGACCACGCCCGTGAGGCCGCATTCGATTTTGTAGGCTTCGTGGAGGGTGGCGACATTTCCGGCAACAAAGCCGATGTTATCGTGACAGACGGCTTCACTGGCAATATTGCCATCAAAACCGGAGAAGGCACGGCCAGCCTGATCGGCACCCGCCTGCGGGAAGCTTTCAAATATTCACTGCTGTCGCGTCTGGCATCTGTGCTGGCTTACACCTCGCTCATGCGGTTGCGCCTGAAGATCGACCCGCGCCGGGTAAACGGCGGCGTGTTTCTGGGGCTGAACGGAACAGTAGTAAAATCGCACGGTTCTGCCGATGCCACAGGCATTTCAGCGGCGATCAAACTGGCCGCGCAATTGTCCCAGAACGGTTTCAACGACAAGCTGGCCGCCCGTGTTGCT